GCGGCGTCGTCGACGGCGACCAAAAGCAAACTCATGGAACGGAAAGGAGGTCAGGGTTCGCCGAGAGGGCGATTACCGAGGGAGGTTATCGAGGTTGGCGTCGACGGTGACGGTAACGCTGCCGGAGAGGACACTGCCGTCGGCGTTGCTGGGAAAAACGACAACGACCAAATCGAGAACATCAGGTACTCGCGTACTCGATACATGGatccactctctctctctctctctctctctctctctctatctatctaccGATCGTAGCGATTTCAATCCTCGGAACTGTCGATTTCACGTACAGGGATAAAATGATCAAGGACATGCAAGAAGAGATTCGCTTGGAACAGTTCAATCAGATGCAGAAGATGCAACTGGAGGCGCGGCAATTGGAGATGCGCGAGGCACAATTGGAGGAGACACAGGCGATTCTTGCTCGTCATTGGTCCTCTTACGCCGAGAACGCGCGCATCCTACAGCTGCAGGAAAACGTTGGtttttcattctctctctctctctctctccgtctgcctttcgaaatgtcgatgttccaGCTGAATTTCGAACGAGTTCCAGTGGACCAGATACATGACCTGCGACGGTCTTCCAGATCCTGGCTCGTTATCCGACCTGAACACGTTTCTGCACGTTGCGACGGAAGAAAACGAGAACGCGAGCCTGGACGCGATAGTGGAAAAGTGCCAAGTAATTACCAACGTACGTTGCATGATTACGATGATGACGAAACTCGCAGAGATCGACGAGAAAGTCGAGGAAAACCGAACCCGTCGACGGTTTGTTTCAGTTGATATCCAAGGTAGAGAGGATTGTCCGTTCGATCGACGAAGCTTGGAAGGAGTACGTGCGCGAGTACGAATCGGTGAGCGGACCTTTCACGGATCCAGCTGATTTCGTAGCTCGGCCGATTTCGATCGTTCGCATGATTTCGCAGATCGCGGGGGAACTTCGCGGAAAACTCCAGTGGTGGATCGATCTTGCGTGCTATCGATTGCTGCGCGACATCGAAGCGAACATGAACAGGGAGGACACGAAGACGAGCCGATACGTTCGCGAGTCGAACCGAATGGTGTGCTGCGTCTGGGCACCGATAGCGTTGCCGGTCGgaaccaagcggctcgcggagAAGGAAAGGTCAGAGGCCGCGCCGCGTTTGATCCGAGTGGGCGTACACATACCTACTTACTCGTCCCTTCGTCGAACACTCGACGCGCAGGAAGCCGACCGAAGTGGCGTTCGAGGAGATCAAGTTGACCATTCAATTTCCCGGCGACGTCGATTGCCATCGCATGGCGGTTCGAGGGCTCTGGCTGGCTTACGACCACTACTCGGTCGAAACGAATTCCCGGCGGATTCCGAGCCTCCCGAAGGAATTCTGGGATCCATGGGTGAAACCGGCCGGTAGGTTGCACCAAATTCCTTACTCGAGctaaaactaaactaaactattCGAGTCGATCGAGCTTCAGATCTTCTCGAGTTCGCGAGAACGGAGTATCGCGAGAAGCTTCGAATCTGGGAGGAACAAACGGAGGAACGTCGGTTGCGGTTGGAGGAGAAGAAAGGTATATTAAGGAAGATGGAGAATCCTCCGGTTTTCCCGGACGCTCGGAAGAGAGGGAAACGCGGTAAAAAGTCAAAGAGGCCGCGATCCGCGAAAGCAAATTTGTCCGAGTTCGAACAGAGCTTGGCTACCTTCTTGCCTGGCGATGGGGAGCTTCTACCTTACCTGCCGACACCGAACGAGATCGTTCGGCAAAGAGAAGGTAATCGCCCCGATTCCTCGGATCTCGGCAACGGCTCCTGGTCTGCCCCGATGTCGCTTTTCGTTTCAGAGGAAGCCAGGAAAGAGGTTCGCAGGATCTTGTCGACGCGATGCGAGAAAACCGAAGTCAATTTGCGAAAGTACACGATCCTCGGGGGCGTGTTTCGGCTGGATCTGATTCAGCAACCTCCGCAGCCGAAAGATCTCGGGAAAGACGGCAGCTCGACCACTCGTGAGTACACCGGTAGTATACGTGGAACGCGAATCGCACGGAACGGCATAGAACGTTCGTTTCGCTACACGCGTTTCAGTCGAATTGCCGAAGGAACCGCGGTTCGCGCGATTCTGCAGATCGTACGAACCACCGCAGCCACCGCCGGATTCCGAGAGGACGCCGGAAGTGATCGAGGCTGAGATGAAAGCTTTGGAAGTCGCGATGGAGTCGCTGTTACTGATTAGCCTGCAGTGCGTGTCGTCCACCGCCTAGACTATCAAAACCTTCCAAAGATACGTTCACTTTCGTTCTCGTCGCCGACAGGTTACCCGACTCCGTGTTCTGGTTCGAACCGCCGTTGGTCGCTCATTGGATACCGGAGAGAAACGTTTGGTCGACCAAGGACGTTCACGACATAAAATATAACGAGGAGAAGCAAACGATCGCGTTCAGAAGCGGCAAATTGGGCGTTCACGGGCTCGTCGCTAACAAGTTCGCCAACCTGCCGTTTCAGAGTTGGGAATTGAGGCCGGAACCGGCAAGGAACGGACGGGATTACGCTGGTGTCGTTCTGAACGTGACCGCAGCCACCGTTCAAGCCGAATTTATAGTCAGAGTGAGGTTCTTTCTGCTGTTCGCCGTGACGATCGAGTCGACTCCCATACCGTTCCCATACCGTTTCGCGTCGATTGCAGGAGGATCGAGTGTGTCTGAATTCGTTGATCGGCGGCTCGTCGACGCCGCTGAAACGGATACTCGGCGAGTACGTCGAATTGGAGACTCTGATCGAGgtaacgcgtcgcgtcggcatTATCCTACCATCGTTCGGAAGTATCGATAGGTTGTTCTCTGCCCGCAGCGAATGCAACGAATCGGGTGCGACCTGTTTCCGGAACGGGACGCCGCCAGTTACCTCAAGGGATCGCCGATCAAGCACCCGGTCGCGGAGAATCATTTACGGCGATGCATGGCTCTCTTGTCCAGCAGCTACGCGTTCTCCTGGTCTCGATGGAACGCGACTCGGACCTTTTGGGAGATCGTGCTACAATTCAAAGAACTGCACGGCTGCGTGGCCAAAGAGGTAACGCTAGAGAGGCGCGACGCGACTCGACTGGTCCGTTTGCCAACGGTGAAACCTTTACTTTGCTCCAGCGGACGAATCTGACGGTACTCGTAACACCTTGGCGAACGATGCGCGTGCGATGCACCGAGGTCAGCCCCGAGTTCACAGATTTACCATTGAACGAGGAGGAGGACGCCAAGGTATCGAACGATTACTCGTGGTGCCCGTTGTCCAGCTTCAGCCCCGTGTTCGTATACTTACAGTTGTACGCCGACCTGTATCAGCTGGCGATCAACACTGCCGGCATCAAGACCCGGCTCTCGATACAACGGATCTCGTTTAAACTGGTATCGACGGTCGCGCGACTCCTCGAGCGTACCAACGTGATCGGCATGTCGTCGTGAGCCGAGCCAAACGGACCGGACCGGAAGAAACCGCAAACGCAGCAATGTTTTCCAAACGAAACTCTTTTTATTCGAATACGTAACTTATCTCGAGCATAAAGCGATATTCAGGAAATAATATACGTCTCCGTTCGATCTGCACTTGAACGCAAAACGATATCTCGAAGGAAACACACACAGCGATATCGAGATTACGGCTAAGCGGCAATTAGAGTTAATTGATGCGCTTCGACGGGTGGTATCGAGATGGGGAGTCGGGTGAGGGTTAAACTGTGGCGAGGTGTAGCGAGGCGTGGCGTGTTTCAACGAGGTGGGTTCGGATCGATTCTGGGCTGAAACGCCGTAGGATGGGACAGGACTTTCGAAAGGTTCGGTTCTAGGTAACAATCCTACGATACGGAAACGTTAGGTGgtggtcgtggtcgtggtcgtggtcgtggtcgtggtcgtggtcgtcgtcgtcgtcgtcgtcgtcgtcgtgaaTGTCGTCGTTGCTGTCATCGTGATCCCCATTGCCGTGATCAGAGGTTAGCGGCAGCGGACGTCGATCGGTTCGCTGCTACCACCATCGCCGGAAACGCGACATCGTTCTAATATATAATACGTATGCtcgtctttttctttttcccatTTAACATTCAGGAATACATAGATTAATTGTTTGATCTGTTCTTTCGATACGATCAATGTTTAACGTATGTGTACGCAATACGAAGCTAAAAAATATACAGTGCTGCTAACCCAGATCCAACTCGGGCACGCGGAAGAGCAGTCGGAAGGTGGTTTCCGTGTCCGCGTTCTCGAGTGTGTCGGTTTTCCGAGCGTCCCTTCCATGTGTCCGGGGCGAGCAAAGGCCGCATCACTTTGTATATGCTACATTTTCTAACTACGTGTTTCCCTATATTTGTTCGCCGTGTCAGTACCGACCGTTTGATATGCGTCCCAAATCGCCaggtttcttttgtttctctatCACACTATCGTCGCGCGTTGTATTTTACGAAAATATCAACGTCTGTGCGCTACACCCGCCCCTCTATCCGCTTCTCGGGCCGACCAAAGGAAACCGACGGTTCGATTCCGGCCCGACACTACACCTATCCGTACGCGTATATCCTATCTTCGTTACTTTCTTTGTTTATCTCAACGTGTTTCTGTTGCCTCCGGACGTAGCTCGACCGAATCGGTACACGCGCAGTATTGCCGGACGAAATCCGAAAGAACCAAGAGGCCGAGCGCGCGAGCGAACATAGTTGCCGTTTAGCTGATTCGCTCGGATCCGATAATCGGATTTCACCGCTAAGCTCGTAAAGGTCGAGCGACGACGCGTTTTCGCGCGTATTAAAATTCTACTAACGCTCTCGCTAACTCGGTTATCGCAAACTCGAACTTGATTCGTAAGCTGTTTACGATTGAGGTAATCCATGGTATAAGGCCCAATTCTCATCCAGTTCGAACTAACGTGTGTACTCTTAGCTGTATACCCTACGTATCGCGACGATTCGTTTGCCTCTAAAAATCAGATTAGAATTAACGCAACGCGCGCGTTCTAACATCGCGACGGAACGGGTCGAGTCGGGAATCGCAAACGTTCTCGACCGGTCGTTCGATCGACGAATCGAACGATGCTCGCGACCACGGCGACCGACGATCGCCGTTCCCGCGCGCACTCGGACATCGCCGACATCGCCGACATCGCCGACATCGCCGTCGATTGGATTTGGCACTTGATTCGATCGCGTCAGCCCTTCCGCCGAGTACGCGTGTACGTACGTATACGCGTGTCCGATCGTTCGCTCCCCGACACGAACGAACCGAATCGAACGGAGCCGAACCAGGTATATAGAAATCTCTGCCGGAACCGGAGCGCGTCTCGTCGTCACTCGGCTCGAACATTTCGGTTCCGCGTGCAACGGACACTCTCCGACGCACTCCCGTACGCGCTCACCTATGCACTCGACGACTAGAACATGTAAACTAACGGTTCGTCTAACGGTTTTCTCTCGTGTTTCTCGATACTTGGGTGTACACGTATGCGATACGTATAGAGAGGCGCAGACGTGTTCGAATCCCGAGATTCCGCGCCCTCGCGCGTATAGCAGATCAACGAGAACGCGTTCAACTGTGCGTCTTTCTTCTTTCAGTTTTTCCGTCGCGTCTCGAGACGAGATTCGTAGATTCGCATCGAAAGCTTCCCCTCTCCGGGTACTGCACGCGCATCGAACGCGCACGCGTGTACCAATTCCCGCTCCCGCTTCCATTTTCGTTCTCGCGGACCGTCGAGGAGCCGCCTTTTCCTGGGAAACAAACTGGTCGCGACTTTCTATCCAGTTTCCTCTTCGGCAATCCGCAATCCGTTCCCCAACGAACGAATACTGGTCGCCGTCGATCCCGCGGATCGCGATACGCGACACGCGACACGCGCCGGCTAGCAACTAGCTACTCGTCCCCGCCTGTCCTGTTGCGCTGTACCCTTTTAGAATGTGTATGCAAACGTTCACGCAAACGCCAATGCAAATGAAAACGGGAACGGAAACGCAAACGcaaacggaaacggaaacggaaacggaaacggaaacggaaacggaaacgcAAACGCAAACGCAAACGCAAACGCAAACGCAAACGCAAACGCAAACGCAAACGCAAACGCAAGTccacacatacacacatgcTTCCCGAGCGCAAACATATTTCTGCATATATTCGATTTCGCGATATCCATAAAATCTCATTTCGATCTTGGCGATCGTACTACGTTATCGTCAACAACAGCAAACTATTGGATGTGTAACGCTTAAGATTAATTCAGGGTATAACACCGATCACAATTTTCATCGCTTCCAAAAAACTCCGACTTTGTCGATACAAAAGTTCCGTCAAAAATATCGCTGCTTTATCGTTTTCTACTAGTAAGAATTCAACATTATGTTCCGGTGTCCCTGTCCGATTAATCGTCGAATCGAGCTGCGACGTTCGATGCGAGATCAGTTGGATGAGTTTCGACGATGGATGGAGGATGAACGGTCCGATAGAAAGAAACGACTTTTCCACGCGAAAGGGGTCTGGTCTGCCGCAAATATACGGACGAAACGGTAAACGGGTACACGTTTCAACAGCTACCGAAACGTGACCAATGCTAATAAATAAAACGACTCGACGCCTAACAGATTCAAGgcaaggaaagaaggaaagaaggaaagaaagtaaGTCGCGAATCGAGCAGCTTCGTGCTTCTTTAGATATTCCTTCGAAGCCTTTCCAGCCGCGAAACGGCACGCGAAAACGAATATTCTCTGAACGCGTAACTCGAAGAACAAACGATGATTCATGGACACCACCATCACCTACCGTCATCGCGATTTTGGAATCGAAAGACACCGGATATACGAGACATAGAAAACGCTTAATCGCGTCAACGGGTATTATTCGAAGCAACGGTATTACGTACTCGGTACGTACTTACGCGTGCAAAACAGTCATAAAAATAACGTTCGatgtaaatgttaataaagtCGCGAAAGTAACATCGATCGGTCGCGTTTTCGAGCGTCTTGGTCGCTCAAAGAGTACGTATACGTCGCAGCACGCAATCTTGCGTGAAAACGTGCCCGTTTTCGTTCGAGTCAAAGGTGAATTCGATACGCATGTGTCGAGAGTCGTTGTCGCCATCGAAAAAGGGGAAAGAAAATGGAAAGGAACCGCGAGTATTTTCATGAACGGAAGGACCAAAGAATCTTTGGTAACGTGTAACGTGTAACGTGTAACGTGTAACGTGTAATCTGTAATCTGTAAGCTGTAATGTGTAATATGTGACATGTACATGAGATCGCAAAACGATAAAGTGGTCGCGGTTCAAACAGAAATTGAGTTCGCCTCGCGAAACGTTCCACTCGACGAAACAAGCTACAAACTTGTCTTATCGTCGAGAGGAAGAGCTCTcttttcctcctctctctctctctctctctctctctctctctctctctctctctctctctctctcctcaaTCGAGTACGTTTAATTTCTCTGTTACGATCTTTCTTCTGCtccatttttatgtagttttgcgtAGGTGTGCAATTAACCGTACGAAAACTATTTCTCGATTTTTGCTCCCGTTCACTTTACCGGCCGACGACGCGATTTTTTTGAACGATCAACAATCAAACGCAACAATGGAAAACGTATACGTTTTGGTCGACATTCAAAAGTGAAACCGAGACAACTCGTAGCGTCGTAGTCGAACCTAGTCGAACGATTTCGGTCGGTATCGCATCGTCGGAAGACAAGGAATATCATAGTTTAGTTGGGTTCGAGAGACCGGGAAATGTTGGTTCGAATGGTTTGTATGACGATGAATTCGCTCCCGCGAAATCCAAGTATCGCGTGGACCTATTCCTCCGTTTCTTTATTCCGGTTTGAGTCGATGCCATTGGACGATCGTTTGCCGTGGTTTCGTGATCATATCTTGCCAGTGTTTCGTTTCGCTGGCACCGCTGCCGTTCTTTCCTAGAAAAAGAATAAGGTTTGCGACGCGGTACGGATCTGGTTACCGAATTCGCAGGGGTACCGCGGTGTCTAGCGTATCAACTGTTCAGCCAGCTAAGAGTGTACGCCTCTCGTATCCGCGGTCGATTTACCTGCCAGTTGAATCCGGCCGATCAACTCGTTCCTTCCGATATTATCAAAGTCCATCACCATCACGTCCAACGAACATTCTCGAATTTTTTCCCAAGGTACGTTGAAAGAGAACGCTTCGTTGAACACCGGATTCAGGGTGCACTTGAATATAGGGGTTTTTCGTTTCTCGATTCTCTTGTCACCGAATTGCAACCAGACTTTCACGTACGGATCTGAGGAAAGAGAACGCCGGTGACGGTTGCCACTCGACAATTTCCAATCGTCGTTGACAATACGCAGAGTAAGCGTCGATTTCGGTCTCACCTGATTTTCCGTTTATATCTTTCGCTTTGAGATTTCTGGCTTTTAGAAGCGTCAACGTTAACACGGAATTACTCGGATGATAGCACAACGAGCACAACAATTCCCCGCATTTATCTTTCGCCGGGGGCTTCAAGGCTTTCCAAAACGACGGTTTCTCCGAAAAGTCGACCTACGGCAATCGAGTCGAAGCGCGAAAGGTCTCGTGAAAGGTGTCGAAATCGTAGTCGAAGCGTTTCGTAAGGAAACCAACGGAACGTAAAGAGAACAATGGAAAGAGAAGAAAGCCCAACACCTAGAGATCGATGTAACGGGGCTAATGAAAGAGCAACAAACCTGGCACAGCGGTAGAAACATTTCGCCGATAGAGTCGTCTCTCGAGAATCGGTCGTAGTCGAATACGTGTAAATGCAACACTCTACTCTGCAACTTCTGAATCGGAAAACCTACAAGGAACGAATCTCGAATAAGCGGTGCGAAGAAGGGTCGCGGCAGGTTGAGAGGTGCGGAGGACGGTTTTCTTTACCTTCGAAATAGAAGGTTTCGTTCCAACGAGGATTGAGCGTGCGCCTCTTTATTTTCGTCTCGAGTCGATTCTTCTTGTCCGGCAAGAGGGTGACGCGAACGTAAGGGTCCGAGGTTCCGGATAAATCCTTGGCCGGCAAATCTTTCCCCTGCAACGTAACGAGAATCTCTGGTTATTCCGTGCGATCGTTTCGGGTCTGCGTCTACCGTTGATTGCTTGTTCTCTTTGCTCAGACTTGCCGAGTGCACGGACACAGCGTTCGCCGTGCGTTCGCCGTGCGTTCGCCGTGCGTTCGCCGTGCGTTCGCCGTGCGTTCGCCGTGAGTTCGACATGCCGTACGGTTAAGCAAGCAAACAAGTTTCAAGCGTAACGGAACTAAAAGCGACTCTAACTTGTATAATACGGAGAATAAGCGTCGTATTTTGAAAATCGTATTCCAGGCTGAAATGAATTTGCCCGACGTTTTCGCTTGGCTCCGAGTTGTCGATGTACATATCGACCAACGACATGGATCTGTTTTGCAGGAACGCTTtctggaaaagaaaagaaacgcaCGATCGTTAGGCCTGGACTCGGACGTCTCCCCCGGCCGTCGCGCATCCGTTGTGACTGGCTATGCGATATTCGGATGCGGGACCGGAGAACGGATCGGACAAGTAGAAACCGAGAAAAGTagagaaacggagaaagagaatGCCAAGAGTATGCTAGGGAAGACTGGAACGAACCGAGGGGTGGTCTCCTTTGACGTTCTGCAGCTGTTTGTTCTGCGGCCCCGCGGTCGGCGTGCGAGGCTCGGCCGACCCAGCGACCATGCCGGCGGACACCGGGTTTCCACCGGGCCCTATGCCACTGGAGCTCGCGTTCGCGCTCCCAATGCCGGATCCCGAGCCCGCGCCAGCACCCGAGCCCGAACTCGATCCCGCGGCCAAACCCGAGCTGGACGCAGCGCTTGACCCGGACGCACCGCCGGATCCGCCACCGGCCGAAATCCCCGAGTTCCCCGAGGCTAGGCTCGTGCCCCCGGCACCGCTCGTTCCGCCAGCACCGCCGACGCCACCGCCGATACCGCCGATTCCGCCGATACCGCCACTACCACCGGAGGCCGTCGATTTGTTGGCCGGACTGCCGGTTGTTCTGAAGCAAACACACTCGTCACAGTTGCCACTTCCTCGCTTCTCCCCCTACCGTTCTCACCGCGGTATTCGCTCTTCCACCCTATTCCCCTCTTTCGTCGTCGCGGCGTCGACGTTGTCGTCGTCCAACCCCTCTGGAGAAAAGCAACGAGGGGAACGAACGCGATACCGATCGGAGAGAGACAACGGTAACGgtgacgacaacgacgacgacgacgacggcgacggcgacgacgacgacgacgacgacgacaacgacaacgacaacgacaacgacgacaaAGAAAATCAGCAATCGCAGAGTCTCTGTAAGGACGAATCGTTCAAGTGTTGGCAGAGGCTGGCATGCTGCGAAGCAACACGGTCTCTCGCAGTTGTTACGGCGTACCGCTACTACGATGCAAAAGAAAAGAGCCGCGCGGCGGTGTGTGTCGCGGAAAAAAGCCGTAACATTCCGTGGACCGTGACAGACCGAATCGATGCGAAAGCCGCATCTCGAGGATAAAAGCTGAACCGGCGAGGAAACTACATATTCTTATCTCTGCTCGAGCGAGAAGTAGCGAGTGTCGGTGGAGTCGATCGAACGCAACCGTGCTTGAAGCGGAAAGCGTACACTCGCAAGGGTACTCGTACACGCGATTCCTACGAGACCAGTACGGAAACTGTTTATCGCTCGAAGAGTTATGCGAGAACAGGGTGCTAAACGCGAAACAGTTTTTCACCGATCGGCTGTAATTGAAAGTGGAGACTGGATGGAAGAAAAGTCGATCGAATAGAGCTACTTACGGAAACGAAGCGGCACCCATCCGTGAACGGAATATTCCCATTAGGAAGGAAAATTGAAAGAGAAGATAGAAGAGTCATGTGAAGCGGTTCAAGAGATAAAACACAAGTATCGAGTTTAAGTTTTGCTATTTTCCAGTTCATCGTATACTTACTCCAATTGCGCTCTGCATTCCAACCGTAACACGCCGAAAGGAGgcatgaaacaaaagaaaatgaaacaggAGTTAATGAATTTCGATGAACCTGACATCGACGAAGGAAACCCGAAACAACAACACTCTCGTCTCGTTGGGAATTCTACGAAGCGTTCCAAGGACGTCTTTCTCGATCTCCTGGCTATCAATTTTAATCGTTCGCGACAAATTCGTCCACCGAAATCCACCGAAATCCACCGAAATCCACCGAAATCCACCGAAATCCACCGAAATCCATCGAAACCCACCGAATCGAGAAATAGACGAATCGAGACGCCGATTGGATGCTTTCGAGTTCTCTCCTTAAGCTACGACGAAACGAGAATCTACCGGGGTAGGAGAGCGCGGTCCAAGTTCGGTAAAGAGACAGAAAGATGGAGAGAGATAGAGTTGGAGCTCGAGACGAAGACAGAAATGGGACAGAGACAGACAGATAGTCGGACAGGCAAAGATGAACGGACAAGTAAGTAGACTGATGGACATGATCAGATACATGGACGATTTCACAGATAAATATGTCGATCGGTGAATAGGTGAATAGAAAGAGACAGAATTGAGAGAGAATTGAGAGAGAATTGAGAGAGAGATAATTGAGAGAGAATTGAGAGAGaattgagagagagagagagagagagagagagagagagagagagagagagagagagagagagagagagagagagagagaaagagagagatgagTAGTGTGACATAGAGTATAGataagaaagaggaagagggaggaaAGCAAGCTCCGCTCCGGACAGCGTCGCGAAACGGGGTCCACAGAAATTTCCTACTATTTCGTTATCTAGCGATAACCGCAAGGCAAGGCAACAATGATTCGAGATATTAATTGCGCTTTAGTCAGCGATCGTTTAACACGCGCTTCTTACCTGATGGTATAATATTCGAAGAAAGCAACCAGTATTTCCCAAGATCTCGTGACTGCTGCCCACATGGTTTTACGGTCTTAAAACTGTCTGTCTAGTCACGACTAGCGCGACAACTCGTTCACATTCCCGTTGTACAAGTTATTCATTCAAACGACTCGAATCGTACTCGTGAAGCGTGCGCGGGATGTATGCGGGATGTATGCGGGACGTATACGCGCTCTATCTACACGAGCGGCGTTTCTCTCGAGTTTACCAATCTCCTTTTCCCTCGTTCGGATACACAAGCGTTTTGCTCAAACGCGACTCCAACGAATACGGTCCGCGTGAAAAGAACTCGTGCGATAGAAACGACGTAGGTAGTATTCGCGTCCGAAGAATCGAATTCTGCAAAGAAAATGATCGTTTCGCTCTCTCGTCAATTTGTTTGTCGAATCGGAGAGGTATTTGGACGGACGGGTCGGTGAGTAGGTGAATGTATGGTGTTGAACGGAGGGTGTTGTTGGATCGATGTCAGCTACACTCGCCGGTACTACCACCGCCACTTCCACCACCGCTCTGCACCTCTCAGACACCACTACGTTTCCCGTTCTCTCTATTCAGCCAACCTTGCCATCTTTGTCGCAACCAGAATCACAAGCACACGAGAACGAAGCTCCCGATATTTCGAGAGCATTCGGCGACTTCTAAAGAAACAAATGTACAATATCGCCAAGAGAACATGGAACAACGTCTTGC
The window above is part of the Nomia melanderi isolate GNS246 chromosome 2, iyNomMela1, whole genome shotgun sequence genome. Proteins encoded here:
- the LOC116430010 gene encoding dynein axonemal intermediate chain 7 isoform X6 — protein: MTCDGLPDPGSLSDLNTFLHVATEENENASLDAIVEKCQVITNLISKVERIVRSIDEAWKEYVREYESIAGELRGKLQWWIDLACYRLLRDIEANMNREDTKTSRYVRESNRMVCCVWAPIALPVGTKRLAEKERKPTEVAFEEIKLTIQFPGDVDCHRMAVRGLWLAYDHYSVETNSRRIPSLPKEFWDPWVKPADLLEFARTEYREKLRIWEEQTEERRLRLEEKKGILRKMENPPVFPDARKRGKRGKKSKRPRSAKANLSEFEQSLATFLPGDGELLPYLPTPNEIVRQREGNRPDSSDLGNGSWSAPMSLFVSEEARKEVRRILSTRCEKTEVNLRKYTILGGVFRLDLIQQPPQPKDLGKDGSSTTLELPKEPRFARFCRSYEPPQPPPDSERTPEVIEAEMKALEVAMESLLLISLQLPDSVFWFEPPLVAHWIPERNVWSTKDVHDIKYNEEKQTIAFRSGKLGVHGLVANKFANLPFQSWELRPEPARNGRDYAGVVLNVTAATVQAEFIVRVRFFLLFAVTIESTPIPFPYRFASIAGGSSVSEFVDRRLVDAAETDTRRVRRIGDSDRANATNRVRPVSGTGRRQLPQGIADQAPGRGESFTAMHGSLVQQLRVLLVSMERDSDLLGDRATIQRTARLRGQRADESDGTRNTLANDARAMHRGQPRVHRFTIERGGGRQVVRRPVSAGDQHCRHQDPALDTTDLV
- the LOC116430010 gene encoding dynein axonemal intermediate chain 7 isoform X5; translated protein: MFQLEKWRELQRATGKTAASSTATKSKLMERKGGQGSPRGRLPREVIEVGVDGDGNAAGEDTAVGVAGKNDNDQIENIRDKMIKDMQEEIRLEQFNQMQKMQLEARQLEMREAQLEETQAILARHWSSYAENARILQLQENWTRYMTCDGLPDPGSLSDLNTFLHVATEENENASLDAIVEKCQVITNLISKVERIVRSIDEAWKEYVREYESIAGELRGKLQWWIDLACYRLLRDIEANMNREDTKTSRYVRESNRMVCCVWAPIALPVGTKRLAEKERKPTEVAFEEIKLTIQFPGDVDCHRMAVRGLWLAYDHYSVETNSRRIPSLPKEFWDPWVKPADLLEFARTEYREKLRIWEEQTEERRLRLEEKKGILRKMENPPVFPDARKRGKRGKKSKRPRSAKANLSEFEQSLATFLPGDGELLPYLPTPNEIVRQREEEARKEVRRILSTRCEKTEVNLRKYTILGGVFRLDLIQQPPQPKDLGKDGSSTTLELPKEPRFARFCRSYEPPQPPPDSERTPEVIEAEMKALEVAMESLLLISLQLPDSVFWFEPPLVAHWIPERNVWSTKDVHDIKYNEEKQTIAFRSGKLGVHGLVANKFANLPFQSWELRPEPARNGRDYAGVVLNVTAATVQAEFIVREDRVCLNSLIGGSSTPLKRILGEYVELETLIERMQRIGCDLFPERDAASYLKGSPIKHPVAENHLRRCMALLSSSYAFSWSRWNATRTFWEIVLQFKELHGCVAKERTNLTVLVTPWRTMRVRCTEVSPEFTDLPLNEEEDAKLYADLYQLAINTAGIKTRLSIQRISFKLVSTVARLLERTNVIGMSS
- the LOC116430010 gene encoding dynein axonemal intermediate chain 7 isoform X4, with product MERKGGQGSPRGRLPREVIEVGVDGDGNAAGEDTAVGVAGKNDNDQIENIRDKMIKDMQEEIRLEQFNQMQKMQLEARQLEMREAQLEETQAILARHWSSYAENARILQLQENWTRYMTCDGLPDPGSLSDLNTFLHVATEENENASLDAIVEKCQVITNLISKVERIVRSIDEAWKEYVREYESIAGELRGKLQWWIDLACYRLLRDIEANMNREDTKTSRYVRESNRMVCCVWAPIALPVGTKRLAEKERKPTEVAFEEIKLTIQFPGDVDCHRMAVRGLWLAYDHYSVETNSRRIPSLPKEFWDPWVKPADLLEFARTEYREKLRIWEEQTEERRLRLEEKKGILRKMENPPVFPDARKRGKRGKKSKRPRSAKANLSEFEQSLATFLPGDGELLPYLPTPNEIVRQREGNRPDSSDLGNGSWSAPMSLFVSEEARKEVRRILSTRCEKTEVNLRKYTILGGVFRLDLIQQPPQPKDLGKDGSSTTLELPKEPRFARFCRSYEPPQPPPDSERTPEVIEAEMKALEVAMESLLLISLQLPDSVFWFEPPLVAHWIPERNVWSTKDVHDIKYNEEKQTIAFRSGKLGVHGLVANKFANLPFQSWELRPEPARNGRDYAGVVLNVTAATVQAEFIVRVRFFLLFAVTIESTPIPFPYRFASIAGGSSVSEFVDRRLVDAAETDTRRVRRIGDSDRANATNRVRPVSGTGRRQLPQGIADQAPGRGESFTAMHGSLVQQLRVLLVSMERDSDLLGDRATIQRTARLRGQRADESDGTRNTLANDARAMHRGQPRVHRFTIERGGGRQVVRRPVSAGDQHCRHQDPALDTTDLV